A region from the Linepithema humile isolate Giens D197 chromosome 1, Lhum_UNIL_v1.0, whole genome shotgun sequence genome encodes:
- the LOC105670204 gene encoding uncharacterized protein isoform X3, with the protein MRDIKQILWTIIFMLLISGIIMQHTSNSTKNATYDGRTQNITSSIIMQHTLNGTENKTYYENIQNDIKRINTRKTSPIISIIPFLIFTSIIILYIIISLRKSNEDAALLLPIRHENRQLPDIVCETRNVKNEVIEEDDK; encoded by the exons ATGCGTGatataaagcaaatattatggactatcatttttatgcttttaatTTCTG gtaTTATAATGCAACATACATCAAATAGTACAAAAAATGCAACATACGATGGAAGAACTCAGAATATTACATcaa GTATTATAATGCAACATACGTTAAATGGTACAGAAAACAAAACATACTATGAAAATATTCAGAATGATATAAAGAGAATTAACACCAGGAAAACATCACCAATAATCAGTATAATACCATTCCTTATATTTACTTccatcataattttatatataattatatctttgcGTAAGTCA AATGAAGATGCAGCCCTGCTTCTTCCAATCAGGCACGAAAACAGGCAGCTTCCCGACATCGTATGTGAAACGCGCaat GTTAAGAATGAGGTAATCGAAGaagatgataaataa
- the LOC105670204 gene encoding uncharacterized protein isoform X4 — MRDIKQILWTIIFMLLISGIIMQHTSNSTKNATYDGRTQNITSSIIMQHTLNGTENKTYYENIQNDIKRINTRKTSPIISIIPFLIFTSIIILYIIISLRKSVSIMKMQPCFFQSGTKTGSFPTSYVKRAMLRMR, encoded by the exons ATGCGTGatataaagcaaatattatggactatcatttttatgcttttaatTTCTG gtaTTATAATGCAACATACATCAAATAGTACAAAAAATGCAACATACGATGGAAGAACTCAGAATATTACATcaa GTATTATAATGCAACATACGTTAAATGGTACAGAAAACAAAACATACTATGAAAATATTCAGAATGATATAAAGAGAATTAACACCAGGAAAACATCACCAATAATCAGTATAATACCATTCCTTATATTTACTTccatcataattttatatataattatatctttgcGTAAGTCAGTAAGTAT AATGAAGATGCAGCCCTGCTTCTTCCAATCAGGCACGAAAACAGGCAGCTTCCCGACATCGTATGTGAAACGCGCaat GTTAAGAATGAGGTAA
- the LOC105670205 gene encoding uncharacterized protein yields MYVRKSIASHCHGVIQKVQTFESLELKEKTIENLTMNVIQQLVWTIICMLLISGTVMHNTSNNTKNETYNENVQNISTIQNTTSTETSKKFSNVEIVLIICGPLVLIPLYAISICIKECEDQQHENQQQENQQDENQQDENQQDQNQQDENQQDEFLPDLFAMLPLGNVENHDDNAAVAG; encoded by the exons ATGTATGTACGTAAGTCGATTGCTTCTCATTGTCACGGTGTCATTCAGAAAGTACAGACGTTCGAAAGTTTGGAATTG aaagaaaaaaccaTAGAAAATCTCACAATGAATGTTATACAACAATTAGTATGGACTATCATCTGTATGCTTTTAATTTCTG gtaCTGTAATGCATAATACGTCaaacaatacaaaaaatgaaacatacaatgaaaatgttcaaaatatatcTACTATTCAAAATACTACAAGCACCGAAACTtcgaaaaaattctcaaacGTAGAAATCGTCCTTATAATATGTGGTCCACTCGTTTTAATACCTTTATATGctatttctatttgtattaA AGAATGCGAAGACCAACAGCACGAAAACCAGCAGCAAGAAAATCAGCAGGACGAAAACCAGCAAGACGAAAACCAGCAAGACCAAAACCAGCAAGACGAAAACCAGCAGGACGAATTCCTGCCTGACCTCTTTGCAATGTTACCACTGGGCaat GTTGAAAATCATGATGACAACGCAGCCGTAGCTGGGTAA
- the LOC105670204 gene encoding uncharacterized protein isoform X2, whose protein sequence is MNVIRQILRTIICMLLISGTVMHKMSNKKKNKTYKKKVQNTSIIRTTTSTKTSKKLSERGISLQILSVPLFLILLYAIHTCYRYCRGMRFREAAMLHLITKNRQQANEYQQQENQQDENQQDENQQDENQQDENQQNENQQHEFLPDHFAMLPPGNIENYDDIFNNAAIDG, encoded by the exons ATGAATGTTATAAGGCAAATATTACGAACCATCATCTGTATGCTTTTAATTTCTG gtactgtaatgcataaaatgtcaaacaagaaaaaaaataaaacatacaaaaaaaaagttcaaaaTACATCTATTATTCGAACTACTACAAGCACCAAAAcctcaaaaaaattatcagaaagAGGAATCTCCCTTCAAATACTTAGTGTTCCActctttttaatacttttatatgctATTCATACTTGTTATAG ataTTGTCGTGGTATGAGATTTCGAGAGGCAGCCATGCTTCATCTGATAACTAAAAACAGGCAGCAAGCAAACGAATACCAGCAGCAAGAAAATCAGCAGGACGAAAACCAGCAGGACGAAAACCAGCAGGACGAAAATCAGCAGGACGAAAACCAGCAGAACGAAAACCAGCAGCACGAATTCCTGCCTGACCACTTTGCAATGTTACCACCAGGCaat attgaaaattatgatgaCATCTTTAACAACGCAGCCATAGATGGGTAA
- the LOC105670204 gene encoding uncharacterized protein isoform X1 — MYVRKSIASHCHGVIQKVQTFESLELKEKTIENLTMNVIRQILRTIICMLLISGTVMHKMSNKKKNKTYKKKVQNTSIIRTTTSTKTSKKLSERGISLQILSVPLFLILLYAIHTCYRYCRGMRFREAAMLHLITKNRQQANEYQQQENQQDENQQDENQQDENQQDENQQNENQQHEFLPDHFAMLPPGNIENYDDIFNNAAIDG; from the exons ATGTATGTACGTAAGTCGATTGCTTCTCATTGTCACGGTGTCATTCAGAAAGTACAGACGTTCGAAAGTTTGGAATTG aaggAAAAAACCATAGAAAATCTCACAATGAATGTTATAAGGCAAATATTACGAACCATCATCTGTATGCTTTTAATTTCTG gtactgtaatgcataaaatgtcaaacaagaaaaaaaataaaacatacaaaaaaaaagttcaaaaTACATCTATTATTCGAACTACTACAAGCACCAAAAcctcaaaaaaattatcagaaagAGGAATCTCCCTTCAAATACTTAGTGTTCCActctttttaatacttttatatgctATTCATACTTGTTATAG ataTTGTCGTGGTATGAGATTTCGAGAGGCAGCCATGCTTCATCTGATAACTAAAAACAGGCAGCAAGCAAACGAATACCAGCAGCAAGAAAATCAGCAGGACGAAAACCAGCAGGACGAAAACCAGCAGGACGAAAATCAGCAGGACGAAAACCAGCAGAACGAAAACCAGCAGCACGAATTCCTGCCTGACCACTTTGCAATGTTACCACCAGGCaat attgaaaattatgatgaCATCTTTAACAACGCAGCCATAGATGGGTAA